The Meiothermus sp. genome segment ATGGAGCCCGACCGGTTTTTGCTGCTCCACCACATTGGCCTGCCGCAGACCCTCTATGCTGGGGGCCGGTGGCGGCGCGTAGATGCGGCTGAACACCCGGGGGGAACGCAGCTCCCAGACCGCGTAGGCCCGGTCTGAAGGTGCGCCAGCGTTGATGCCGCCCATGGCACCATAGCAGTTGGGGATGTAGCGATTGAAGGTTGCACCCAGCTTGCGCAGGTTGAAATGGGCGTTCAGGCTGCGCAGAGGGTCGAAGGTCCAGACCACCCGCTCGTAGCCCCTGCTGAGGGCCCAGTCACGCTGGTAGCGCTTGAGCAACAGACCAATCTGGCTGCCCTGGTACTCCGGCAGCACCCCGGCCATGTGCGAGTGGTGTTCGGTGGGGCGGTTGGTGGGGAAGCCGAAGATGAAACCCACCAAAACCGCATTCTCAGCCACCCCTTTCTCCCTCGAGGGGGAAAAGGGGTTGGGGGATTGGGGGTGAAGGTAGGCCCCTGCCAGCAAGGCCCCTTCGTGGATCAGGGCCATCAGGGTTCCGCT includes the following:
- a CDS encoding GNAT family N-acetyltransferase, which produces MNLVIRELHEPEEIAEIPRLEQAIWNDPSDILRSGTLMALIHEGALLAGAYLHPQSPNPFSPSREKGVAENAVLVGFIFGFPTNRPTEHHSHMAGVLPEYQGSQIGLLLKRYQRDWALSRGYERVVWTFDPLRSLNAHFNLRKLGATFNRYIPNCYGAMGGINAGAPSDRAYAVWELRSPRVFSRIYAPPPAPSIEGLRQANVVEQQKPVGLHLDLSERQILVQIPQDWGHILKTDPGLANQWRLHSRELFGHYFAQGYHAIDFLRGPNRYVLERMG